A stretch of the Rhinoderma darwinii isolate aRhiDar2 chromosome 3, aRhiDar2.hap1, whole genome shotgun sequence genome encodes the following:
- the RPL37A gene encoding large ribosomal subunit protein eL43, with protein sequence MAKRTKKVGIVGKYGTRYGASLRKMVKKIEISQHAKYTCSFCGKTKMKRKAVGIWHCGSCMKIVAGGAWTYNTTSAVTVKSAIRRLKELKDQ encoded by the exons ATG GCCAAACGCACCAAGAAGGTTGGCATTGTGGGTAAATATGGGACCCGTTATGGTGCTTCCCTAAGGAAGATGGTCAAGAAAATTGAAATTAGTCAACATGCCAAGTACACATGCTCCTTCTGTGGCAAG ACCAAGATGAAGAGAAAGGCTGTTGGAATCTGGCACTGCGGTTCTTGCATGAAAATCGTAGCAGGAGGAGCCTGGACCTACAA caccACCTCCGCTGTCACAGTAAAGTCTGCCATCAGAAGACTGAAGGAGTTGAAAGATCAGTAG